A part of Bacteroidota bacterium genomic DNA contains:
- a CDS encoding VCBS repeat-containing protein, translated as MHVLSSLIFSALSLSAGCEPDVVRIGTLTYDRACLELSEGQSAMTLLDANGDGHLDLAVVNESFDELVLFAGDGKGTFTRMGRTNAGENPTSVMAGDVSGDGHDDLVIANHETTYLTLLNGDGTGAFAAAENSPLQVPVAPHPHMAGLKDMNQDGRPDILIDHRNGAGILVLAGLGAGQFASEGRLINVGGDPYRGFAIGDVNGDQLPDIVTPNPSEIGVILQAQDGEMTFQQPVFLASSSPFAVDLADFNGDDRLDMVAASAGSRQSVQLFLQSAEGHLVEAAFSPFDMAGGAKQIVVGDLNADGYDDALIGCWNQEVLMLLGGKGPVQALPLHDVGTPWGMVAGDLNGDGRDDFIVADGEHSAARVFLSKAD; from the coding sequence ATGCACGTATTGAGCAGCTTAATCTTTTCAGCACTGTCACTATCCGCTGGTTGTGAGCCCGATGTTGTGCGTATCGGCACGCTAACCTATGACCGGGCTTGCCTCGAATTATCGGAAGGACAGTCGGCGATGACACTGCTCGATGCAAATGGCGACGGCCATCTCGATTTGGCCGTGGTAAACGAATCATTTGATGAACTGGTACTCTTTGCTGGAGATGGCAAAGGGACGTTTACCCGAATGGGGCGGACAAACGCAGGAGAAAATCCGACAAGTGTTATGGCCGGCGATGTGAGTGGTGATGGCCATGATGATCTCGTAATTGCCAACCATGAGACAACTTATCTTACCCTCTTAAATGGTGATGGTACAGGCGCTTTTGCAGCAGCTGAAAACTCGCCATTGCAGGTGCCCGTAGCGCCGCATCCGCACATGGCCGGCCTCAAAGATATGAATCAGGATGGCCGCCCGGATATTTTGATTGACCACAGAAATGGCGCGGGTATCCTGGTGTTAGCAGGATTGGGCGCCGGCCAGTTTGCGTCTGAAGGCCGTTTAATCAATGTAGGTGGAGATCCGTACCGAGGCTTTGCGATAGGCGATGTGAATGGCGATCAACTGCCCGATATCGTCACACCCAATCCGTCGGAAATAGGGGTGATCCTGCAGGCACAGGACGGTGAAATGACTTTTCAGCAACCGGTCTTTCTTGCATCTTCTTCGCCGTTTGCGGTTGATCTCGCTGATTTTAATGGCGACGACAGGCTCGACATGGTTGCGGCTTCAGCAGGCAGCCGGCAGTCTGTTCAGCTATTTTTGCAATCTGCTGAAGGACACCTGGTGGAAGCGGCTTTCTCTCCTTTCGATATGGCAGGTGGGGCAAAACAAATTGTGGTTGGTGATCTAAACGCAGACGGATATGACGATGCCCTCATCGGTTGCTGGAATCAGGAAGTGTTGATGCTGCTCGGCGGGAAGGGGCCCGTACAGGCGTTGCCATTGCACGACGTCGGCACCCCGTGGGGGATGGTTGCCGGCGATCTGAACGGAGACGGGCGTGATGATTTTATTGTAGCTGACGGTGAGCACTCTGCAGCCCGTGTTTTCTTGAGCAAGGCAGATTGA
- a CDS encoding DUF5916 domain-containing protein: MTRRILPLRSLLLFCSLFLIAAAPTTVLGQLASSDPIVVPETDDPFEPAFKPSLYISKRAGEINIDGVIDEAGWRAAARAENFSETFPEEQARPPIDIAAFFTYDDENLYVAFDIKDNPADIRVNYSDRDAIWQDDYVGLAIDTNGDAQEVYFIAANPLGIQGDTRITRNNEDLGFNLVYKSEGRVHEGGYQVEMQIPFRSLRFPETDIQTWNATVWITHPRDSRNTYSWAAMSRDNPCWACQFGSIEGIEGVRSAGNLEILPAFTGTQASQLNDFDNPDSGFDSDRINTDPSLNVKYGITSDLTADLAINPDFSQIEADVAQIDANSTFALFFPERRPFFQEGSDLFDTEVQTVYTRSINDPIVANKMTGRFGKTNVAYIGARDNTSPLLMPFEESSELVNVGKSFSNIVRVKHNFENNSYIGGLVTDRRQDEGGGGTTVSLDATWRIATQYLINAQWVGSRTEEVNDPTLSEGFNDETFDNGNHTAALDGETYNGHAMTFEFLRDGRHYWFEVGYEQLSPTFRADNGFIRQNNVRDFGFFNGFNIYPEKINFIDRISPRAGFGREWNFDGLQKEDFGFIGMFVQMKAQSRAFVGYSAERELFRGTEFDGIHEWDFFAASNFSEFIQLGVELETGKAIARNVDTPELGKSFNYAAFATIRPTSRLSFEPTLSYSRLEDSDTGENFFSGYILRVRTNYQFSRRLFLRTVVQYNDFAERLEVDPLLTYRINPFSAFYIGSTHDYNTFPGRTQDASRFLQESRRQFFFKFQYLFRT; the protein is encoded by the coding sequence ATGACTCGACGGATATTACCTCTCCGCTCTCTGCTGCTCTTCTGCAGCCTGTTCCTGATTGCTGCTGCACCAACCACTGTATTGGGCCAATTGGCGTCTTCAGATCCGATTGTTGTCCCTGAAACAGACGACCCATTTGAGCCGGCTTTCAAGCCGAGCCTCTACATTTCCAAACGTGCCGGAGAAATCAATATCGACGGGGTAATCGATGAAGCCGGCTGGCGTGCTGCTGCCCGGGCTGAGAATTTTTCTGAAACCTTCCCCGAAGAACAGGCCCGGCCGCCCATCGATATTGCCGCCTTCTTTACCTACGATGATGAAAATCTGTATGTAGCATTTGATATCAAAGACAATCCGGCAGACATACGGGTGAATTACAGTGACCGGGATGCGATCTGGCAAGACGATTACGTTGGCCTCGCAATCGACACCAATGGTGATGCACAGGAAGTCTATTTCATCGCTGCCAATCCGCTGGGTATTCAGGGTGATACTCGGATAACGCGTAACAACGAAGACCTTGGCTTCAACCTGGTGTACAAGTCCGAAGGCCGCGTACACGAAGGCGGGTACCAGGTTGAAATGCAGATCCCTTTCCGGAGCCTTCGATTCCCCGAAACCGACATCCAGACGTGGAACGCTACGGTGTGGATCACCCATCCTCGGGATAGCCGTAATACGTATTCCTGGGCAGCCATGAGCCGCGACAATCCTTGCTGGGCCTGTCAGTTTGGTTCTATTGAAGGGATTGAGGGCGTGCGTTCTGCCGGCAACCTCGAAATTCTGCCGGCTTTCACTGGCACCCAGGCAAGCCAGCTCAATGATTTTGACAATCCAGATTCTGGTTTTGACAGTGATCGTATTAATACCGACCCTTCACTCAACGTGAAGTATGGTATTACTTCTGACCTGACCGCTGACCTCGCAATCAACCCGGACTTTAGCCAGATTGAAGCGGATGTCGCCCAGATTGATGCCAACTCTACTTTTGCACTCTTCTTCCCGGAACGCCGGCCGTTTTTCCAGGAAGGCAGCGACCTTTTCGATACCGAAGTGCAAACGGTGTACACCAGATCGATTAACGACCCGATTGTCGCCAATAAAATGACCGGCCGGTTTGGAAAAACCAACGTTGCATACATCGGCGCACGCGACAATACCTCGCCGTTGCTGATGCCTTTTGAGGAAAGCAGTGAGTTGGTCAACGTCGGCAAGAGCTTCTCGAATATTGTCCGCGTTAAACACAACTTTGAAAACAACTCCTATATCGGTGGCCTGGTAACAGATCGCCGGCAAGATGAAGGGGGAGGGGGTACAACCGTATCGCTGGATGCCACCTGGCGTATTGCTACGCAGTATCTGATCAACGCGCAGTGGGTCGGTAGCCGCACGGAAGAAGTCAATGACCCCACCCTGAGTGAAGGATTTAATGACGAGACCTTCGACAATGGCAACCATACGGCTGCATTGGATGGTGAAACGTATAATGGCCACGCCATGACGTTCGAATTCCTGCGTGACGGTCGGCACTACTGGTTCGAAGTTGGTTATGAGCAACTCAGCCCAACATTCCGTGCTGACAATGGCTTTATCCGCCAGAACAATGTCCGCGACTTTGGCTTCTTCAACGGGTTCAATATTTACCCTGAAAAGATCAACTTCATCGACCGCATCAGTCCACGTGCCGGTTTTGGCCGCGAGTGGAATTTTGATGGCTTGCAAAAAGAAGATTTTGGATTCATCGGGATGTTTGTCCAGATGAAAGCCCAGTCTCGCGCCTTTGTTGGCTATTCCGCTGAGCGTGAGCTATTCCGCGGTACCGAGTTTGATGGCATCCACGAGTGGGACTTTTTTGCAGCAAGCAACTTCAGCGAGTTTATCCAGCTTGGTGTCGAACTGGAGACAGGTAAGGCTATCGCCCGCAATGTGGATACACCTGAACTGGGTAAATCATTCAACTATGCGGCATTCGCGACCATTCGTCCTACTTCCCGGCTAAGCTTCGAACCAACGTTGAGCTACTCTCGCCTAGAAGACAGCGACACTGGAGAAAACTTCTTCAGCGGATACATTTTGCGTGTACGGACGAACTACCAGTTCTCTCGCCGGCTCTTCCTGCGCACCGTGGTGCAGTATAACGACTTTGCCGAGCGTCTTGAGGTAGATCCCCTGCTGACGTACCGTATCAACCCGTTCTCAGCCTTCTACATTGGCTCAACGCATGATTACAACACATTCCCGGGCCGCACACAAGACGCCTCGCGGTTCTTGCAGGAGTCACGCCGGCAGTTCTTCTTCAAATTCCAGTACCTGTTCAGAACCTAG
- a CDS encoding MBL fold metallo-hydrolase, protein MNIKSFTFNPFQTNCFVCHSNGEAVIIDPSCYEETEVQEVLQYISFQGLKVKHLLLTHGHIDHIFGCQAMVDAFGMGFQMHAADEPLLAQAPMHAQMFGTAMPQPPAPASFLTEDNLISFGGVKWSILHTPGHSPGSICFVDKTHGFMIAGDVVFYDSIGRTDLWQGSLPTLMQSIFQKIMPFEDSMQIFPGHGPSTTVGRERVSNPFLIEYGGAGAQ, encoded by the coding sequence ATGAATATTAAATCATTCACCTTCAATCCTTTCCAAACCAACTGCTTTGTATGCCACAGCAATGGCGAAGCAGTTATTATCGACCCTTCGTGTTATGAAGAGACTGAAGTGCAGGAAGTTTTGCAATACATTTCTTTCCAGGGCCTCAAAGTAAAACACCTGTTGCTAACCCACGGCCATATCGATCACATCTTCGGGTGCCAGGCGATGGTTGATGCGTTTGGGATGGGCTTTCAAATGCATGCAGCAGATGAACCACTACTCGCGCAGGCACCAATGCATGCCCAGATGTTCGGTACAGCGATGCCACAGCCGCCTGCGCCGGCTTCTTTTCTAACAGAAGACAATTTGATCAGTTTTGGTGGTGTAAAGTGGTCCATTTTACACACGCCGGGCCACTCACCGGGGTCGATCTGCTTTGTTGATAAAACGCACGGATTTATGATTGCCGGTGATGTTGTGTTTTACGACTCTATTGGCCGGACAGATCTGTGGCAAGGCTCTTTGCCGACCCTGATGCAGTCGATTTTTCAGAAAATCATGCCGTTTGAAGACAGCATGCAGATATTCCCGGGCCACGGACCGTCCACAACAGTAGGGCGGGAGCGGGTATCAAATCCTTTTTTGATTGAATATGGCGGGGCCGGCGCGCAGTAA
- a CDS encoding metallophosphoesterase, translating to MGNFALIFGLLVAVLLVVDWYVYKHWKAFLQTAPRLRWTRPFYLVFMYLMPAALPVYFYFSRWWEVEPKLFRALFIGFFALYYLPKFVIAIVLGLKDLGRLVFWLFRWFQEQLGVTSNENPADAEQLDLTDMKRLSRREFLGKIGWSASTVPYVVTGYGVFRTLYDFNVQRIDIPLPNLPSAFDGIRIVQLSDIHAGSFFSQRPMLEVADIIGGIKPDVIAITGDFVNNNDEELIRIMPALNGLDAPLGVYGCLGNHDHYANTPLVIDRLRNSPINLLVNARQTIALDGERLHLLGTDNTGFNQQYADLPLALEGIENPEDLHILLAHDPTFWDNHVRPNFQQIDLMLCGHTHGGQVGIEVGPLRWSLARFMYSRWAGLYTEPREPTGQQQFLYVNRGLGTVGPPLRFGIRPEITELTLRRV from the coding sequence ATGGGAAATTTCGCGCTTATCTTTGGCCTGCTGGTTGCCGTGTTACTGGTGGTCGACTGGTATGTATACAAACACTGGAAAGCTTTTTTACAAACGGCTCCGCGGCTCCGCTGGACGCGGCCGTTTTACCTCGTCTTTATGTATCTGATGCCGGCAGCCTTGCCGGTCTATTTCTACTTTTCGCGTTGGTGGGAAGTTGAGCCCAAGCTGTTCCGCGCGCTCTTCATCGGCTTCTTTGCCCTCTATTACCTGCCTAAATTTGTGATCGCGATTGTCCTTGGCCTGAAAGATCTGGGCAGGCTGGTATTCTGGTTATTCCGGTGGTTTCAAGAGCAACTTGGGGTTACGAGCAACGAAAATCCTGCTGATGCTGAGCAGCTCGACCTGACCGACATGAAACGACTCAGCCGGCGGGAATTCCTGGGCAAAATTGGGTGGAGCGCCAGCACCGTACCGTATGTTGTAACCGGTTATGGCGTTTTTCGCACGTTATACGACTTCAATGTCCAGCGCATAGACATCCCTTTGCCCAACCTGCCCAGCGCATTTGATGGCATACGGATAGTCCAGCTGTCAGACATCCACGCCGGCTCGTTTTTCAGCCAGCGCCCCATGCTTGAAGTGGCCGACATCATTGGCGGCATCAAGCCGGATGTAATCGCTATTACCGGCGACTTTGTAAACAACAACGATGAAGAGCTTATCAGAATCATGCCGGCGCTGAACGGCTTGGACGCCCCACTTGGCGTCTATGGCTGCCTTGGCAACCACGACCATTACGCAAACACACCCCTGGTTATTGATCGGCTCCGCAACAGCCCGATTAACCTGCTTGTCAATGCCCGCCAGACCATAGCACTCGATGGCGAGCGGCTGCACCTGCTGGGCACAGACAATACAGGTTTTAACCAGCAATACGCCGACCTGCCCTTGGCACTCGAAGGTATTGAAAACCCGGAGGACCTCCACATTTTACTGGCTCACGACCCCACGTTCTGGGACAACCATGTACGGCCCAATTTTCAGCAAATCGACCTCATGTTGTGCGGGCACACCCATGGCGGCCAGGTTGGTATCGAGGTTGGGCCACTCCGGTGGAGCCTTGCCCGGTTTATGTACAGCCGCTGGGCCGGCCTCTATACGGAGCCACGGGAGCCAACGGGGCAGCAGCAGTTTTTATACGTTAATCGTGGACTTGGTACTGTTGGCCCGCCACTTCGCTTTGGCATCCGCCCCGAAATCACAGAGCTCACCCTCCGCCGTGTTTGA
- a CDS encoding LptF/LptG family permease produces the protein MVKQIHRQILRMLPGPFLGWLATLIFLLIMQFLIRYLPDLVGRGLPVKVIFEIVIYNLAYMVVLAVPMSVLIATLMTFGKLAEANVYTVLKSAGVSLMQLMWPVLIVSTLLAALMWNFNSNILPAANYRASTLWKDIRKKKPGFELSPGVFYNGIDDYSILVQELPAESNEMIDVVIFDYSAGNRQQVTIKAERGELRPQEHNNTVELVLHNGEMHRIIPAKSRKDVPRYERLKFKEHHLSLDLSELSFERSDPEDGYRSDRTMPSHLMIRYVDSLNTSVGLHREKIQRAGLRFLADSTYEISSDQPVPLPEAADGTAAGEGRTAAQIETTGATNTAASNTAPASQPNAQTRRVALRGLTRPQQVEVYEAALNNVRAARTHVDNVKRSIEWESERANRYQVEIYKKYSIAVACIIFALIGIPLGLSMRRGGLGAVGATALGIFMFYWVTLVQGEKLADRGKLEPWVGMWGANIVMLVIASLLIAFVLLDLRARAWFKKKPAAPTQLEEE, from the coding sequence ATGGTAAAACAGATCCACAGACAAATCCTGCGTATGCTGCCCGGCCCATTTCTGGGATGGTTGGCAACGCTCATTTTTCTGTTGATCATGCAGTTTCTGATCCGGTATTTGCCAGACCTCGTCGGACGTGGCCTGCCGGTGAAGGTCATTTTTGAGATTGTGATCTACAACCTAGCCTATATGGTGGTGCTCGCAGTCCCGATGTCGGTGCTCATTGCGACCCTGATGACGTTTGGTAAACTGGCAGAAGCCAACGTCTACACTGTTTTAAAGAGCGCCGGCGTGTCGTTGATGCAGTTGATGTGGCCGGTACTCATTGTGAGTACCCTCCTGGCTGCACTTATGTGGAATTTCAACAGCAATATTCTACCCGCTGCCAATTACCGGGCCAGTACCCTCTGGAAAGATATCCGCAAGAAAAAACCTGGCTTTGAGCTGTCACCGGGTGTTTTTTATAATGGCATCGACGACTACAGCATTCTTGTCCAGGAGCTGCCAGCGGAATCCAATGAGATGATCGACGTGGTGATTTTCGATTACTCAGCCGGCAACCGCCAACAAGTCACCATTAAAGCTGAACGCGGTGAATTGCGTCCCCAGGAACACAACAACACCGTTGAATTGGTGTTGCATAACGGAGAAATGCACCGCATTATCCCAGCAAAAAGCCGTAAAGATGTACCGCGATATGAGCGCCTGAAATTCAAAGAGCATCACCTCAGCCTCGACCTGTCTGAACTCAGCTTCGAACGCAGCGATCCTGAAGATGGGTACCGTTCCGATCGCACCATGCCGAGCCATCTGATGATCCGGTATGTGGATTCACTCAATACCAGCGTTGGCCTCCATCGGGAAAAAATCCAGCGTGCCGGCCTACGCTTTCTTGCAGATTCAACCTATGAGATCTCCAGCGATCAACCTGTACCGCTACCTGAAGCGGCAGACGGCACAGCAGCAGGCGAAGGTCGAACTGCAGCACAAATAGAAACCACAGGTGCAACAAACACAGCAGCATCCAATACAGCTCCGGCCTCACAACCGAACGCTCAAACCAGACGGGTTGCGTTGCGCGGTCTGACCCGCCCGCAACAGGTGGAAGTGTATGAGGCAGCTTTAAACAATGTCCGCGCAGCGCGCACGCACGTGGATAATGTAAAACGCAGCATTGAATGGGAGTCTGAGCGGGCGAATCGGTACCAGGTAGAGATTTACAAGAAATACTCTATTGCTGTCGCCTGTATCATTTTTGCGCTTATAGGCATCCCGTTGGGCTTGAGTATGCGACGAGGTGGCCTCGGCGCCGTGGGCGCAACAGCGCTGGGTATTTTCATGTTCTATTGGGTGACCCTCGTACAGGGTGAAAAACTTGCAGATCGCGGCAAACTGGAACCATGGGTTGGCATGTGGGGCGCCAATATTGTAATGTTGGTCATCGCGAGTTTGTTGATAGCGTTTGTACTGCTGGACCTGCGTGCCCGCGCGTGGTTCAAAAAAAAGCCGGCAGCACCCACGCAGCTTGAAGAAGAATAA
- the rsmI gene encoding 16S rRNA (cytidine(1402)-2'-O)-methyltransferase: protein MLYLVPTPIGNLKDITVRALDVLNSVDLIACEDTRTSAKLLGHYDIRVPRTSYHDHNERGRAPQLIEKMQAGQRVALISDAGSPGISDPGFYLVRACIEAGIKVEALPGPTAIVPALTISGLPCERFVYEGFLPVKKGRQTRLKQLVEEQRTMVFYESPHRILKTLTNFEATFGPERPAAVVREISKTFEEVQRGSLEALKKYFSEKNKVKGEFVIVVGGKR, encoded by the coding sequence ATGCTTTACCTGGTCCCCACCCCCATAGGCAACCTGAAAGATATTACGGTCCGCGCACTGGACGTGTTAAACAGCGTTGACCTGATTGCCTGTGAAGACACGCGAACTTCTGCAAAGCTACTCGGCCACTACGACATTCGCGTTCCCCGCACCAGCTACCACGACCACAATGAACGGGGGCGTGCACCACAACTCATCGAAAAAATGCAGGCCGGCCAGCGTGTTGCATTGATATCAGATGCTGGCTCACCCGGCATATCAGATCCTGGTTTTTATCTGGTGCGGGCGTGTATCGAAGCTGGCATCAAGGTAGAAGCCCTGCCTGGCCCAACAGCTATTGTCCCCGCCCTGACCATTAGTGGGTTACCCTGCGAGCGGTTTGTGTATGAAGGATTTCTGCCGGTAAAAAAGGGCCGGCAGACCCGGCTAAAGCAGCTCGTTGAAGAGCAGCGCACCATGGTTTTCTACGAATCTCCGCACCGGATTCTGAAAACTTTGACTAACTTCGAGGCAACATTTGGCCCCGAGCGCCCTGCCGCCGTGGTCCGTGAAATATCCAAAACCTTTGAGGAAGTTCAACGTGGCTCCCTCGAAGCGTTAAAAAAATACTTCTCGGAGAAAAATAAGGTGAAGGGTGAGTTCGTTATCGTGGTGGGCGGCAAACGCTAA